From Acidobacteriota bacterium:
CATCTGAAAGGCCGCGGGGATGCAGCTTCCACCGGGCCTGGAACTGGCTATGGGTAGCGAGCAGCCTCATACCGCCGAGAGCACTTGGGCCTTCACCGCGGTCACTGAAACTTGATTCGTTTGTGAACTTGCTGGCCACCTAGTGGCCCTAGCTGGTCCTGATGACGGGCGTGGGCTGGAGGCATCGCCTGGGCAGCGCTCGGGGGCCTTCCCATGTGGCTGTGTTGAGGCATTGCCTGTATCGGGAGGGCGGCGGGCGGGGAGCGACGGTTGCCGACGCCCCCCGCTCGCTTAGTCGTCCTTTTCGGACGTTCGGAGCAGAGATTGAATCTGCCCGGAAAGGTCGCCCTTGCCGAGGATGAAGGTGGTCTTGGCGCCTGCCAGGATCTCCTGCAGGCTCTCCAGTTCCTTCATGCGCACCAGCAACGGGTTCGAGGACAGCAGCTTGGCCGTGTTGGCCTGGCTGCGGGCAGCCGCGGTTTCCTCACGGCGCCGCACCAGGTTGGCCTCGGCCTGCTTCTGGGCCTCGATGACCTGGTTGAGGATGGTCTTCATTTCGCCCGGCAGGATGATGTCGCGCAGACCCACCGTGCGCACCGCCACGCCGAAAGACTCGGCCCGGCGCGACAGGGCCTTGCGGACTTCCCCGCCCACCGACTCCTTGTCGGCCAGCAAGGCGTCGATCTTGCGCGTACCCACGGCCGCACGCAGCGCCAACTGAGCCTCCCGGTAGAGAGCCTCGCGGTAGTCGCTGACTACGGTGGCGGCCTTGAGGGGGTCGGTGACCTGGTAGGCGACCACCAGGTTGACGCGCAAAGTGACCTTGTCGGACGTCATGATCTCCTGTCCCGCAACTTCGGCCACCTGCTCGCGCAGGTCGACCACCTCGCTGCGGACGCGTCCGGTCTGCTTCCAGTAGACGTGCAGACCCGCTTCCAGCGGCTCCAGCAAACGTCCGTCGCGGAAGACCAGACCCCGCTGGTTGGATTCGACCTGGATGCTGCCCAGGAAGGCATCGCTTCCGGGAGCGGCAACGATCGATTCCAGCTTGGGGTGACGGAACCAGAAGTCATCCACCTGAAAGGTCTCGACCTTCAGTTCGTAGGGCTGCCGCCAGAAGGCGTGCAAGCCCCGTCCCAGGATCGACATCAGGCGGCCCTCGTTCCACAGCAAAGCGCGCTCGCGCTCGGCCAGGCGGACCACCAACAGATCCTCCTCAACGCCCTCATGGCGGGCGATGAGATCCAGGAGTTCATGCTGGAAGCGCGTTTGCAGGCGGTTGACCACCTCGATTCGGCTGATGCCCAGCAAGGCGCCGAAGTTCCAGTACGCGCCCGGCTTCAAGAGCCGGTCGAAGTTGCCGTAGCGGAACCGCAGCCCCATTTCATGTTGACGAATTCGGATTCGTGCCTTCAGCCACGTCATGGCTGCTGCTCCTTTCTCCCGAAGGACTGATCGAGGCAAATGCCGGCGGACGCTTCGGGGGCCGTCCGGGGCAAACCGTTTCTCCGTCCGAGTGGCTAGGGCCGCCAGGTGGGCCAACAAGTTCACACACGCGTCAAGTGCCAGCGACCGCGGTGAAAGCCCAATTGCTGTCGGCGGTATGAGGCTGCTCGCTGCCAGTTAGGCTTCGACAACCGGGAGCGCCCAGTCCCGCAAACCGCCCTGTTTCGGCGGCGGAGGCCAAGTTGAGCCGCCTCGCTTGCCGCTTTGGAGCGAAGCTCAAGAGCCTTCGCCGTCCAGCCGTTGCCGGACTTTGAAAGCCCTCTCGCATCCGCCCGCGGCGGCCCGGGAAACGGCGGTATCCCTTGGCCTGCAAGGCCTCCTCCACAGTGCCGTCAGGCGGTCCGCCGGGGGAGGTAGCGGTGTCCGCCTGGGGCTGGAAGCTGCGGTTCTCATGCGCCCCCGGCTGCCTGTGCTTCGGTTCATTCGAAGTATTCGAGCGGGATTCGAACCCGCGACCGACTGGTCCCAAGCCAGTTGCTCTAACCACTGAGCTATCGACGAAGCGGACGCCTTTTTTGAAACCGTTACGGTACGCCCCATCGCCAGAGGGAAGGGAACGCCGTCGGCCAGACATCCGGGGAAAACTTCAAGGCATAAAAAAAGCCCCGAAGACCTGCCGTCTTCGGGGCTTGAAAAGCTGATTCGACTCGCGTCAGGCGAGTGGATTCATGAAGACGGATAGCTTCTTGCCGATGTGAGGATCAAATTCCCCACCCAGACTGAGGCCCGGCCGGCGACCGTAGTCCCGGTTGGCTTGTGCTCCAGATCTGGTTTGGTTCTTCAACATCGGTTCAATCCTCGTCTTCACGAAAAGAGCCGTGATCCTAGCAAAGCGGATTCAACACTGTCAAGAACTTTTTTAAATCAATAGCCTTTGGCCAGGCCTGAGCCGCGGGGGTCGGAGGCGGCGGTGAAGCCGTCGGGGCGTCCCTGCTCGTCGTAGGTGATGGTGAGACCGTGAGCGTTTCCCAGGCGTGCGTCGGGGCGCAGTTGATGGCCGTAGCCTTGCAAGGTGTCGAGCACATCCTGGCCGAATCCCGCTTCGATGGCGATGAATTGCGGCTCGATGAAGCTCAGGCGCGGGGCGGAGATAGCCTCGGCCATGTCCATCCGGTAGTCGATGAGGTTCATGACCATCTGGGGAACCGTCTGTCCGATGGTGTGTCCGCCGGGAGTTCCCAGGGCTGCCCAGGGACGTCCATCGCGCAGGATGATGGTGGGGCAGTCGCCCGACAGCTTGTGATGGCCGGCATGAGCGTCCATGGGGTTGCCCTTGGGCTCGAAGGTGCAGTAGGCCAGGGAATTGTTGAGCCACACTCCCGTCCCCTCGGGCATGATGCGGCTGCCGAAGAGGTTGCCGAGCGTTTGAGTGGCGCTGACGATGTTGCCTTCTCCGTCCGCCACCACGAAATGCGTGGTGTTGTCCCGGCTCTGTCCTGGCGGTCCCGGCGGAGCGAAGGGGCGGGCCTTTTCAGGGTCGATTTGATCGGCCCTCTGCTGCCAGTAGTCGGACGACAGCAGTCTTTCCAAGGGCGGCGGCGAGATCTCGGGATCGCCGGCGTGGGCCAGACGGTCATGGAAGGCCATCTTGGTGGCTTCGGCAAAACGGTGCAGTTGTTGAGCGCTGCCGGGCGCAGCCGGCTGGAAGCGGCTCATGATTCCCAGCCTGATCAAGGATGGAAAAGCCGTCGAAGGCGGGGAAGCGGTGTAGACGCTGTGCCCCCGGTACTCGATGTGGATGGGCTGCCACCATTCCGCTTGGCACTCGGCCAGGTCCTGCCGGGACAGGAATCCGCCGCTTTGGCGCATGGCGGCGTCGATGGCTTGGGCCGTTTCTCCGCCGTGGAAAGCGTCGGCGCCGTTTCGGGCAATGTTGCTCAAAGTTGCGGCCAGGTCGCGCTGGATGAGTTCTTGCCCCTCCTTGAGAGGCGACCCCTGGCGGCCATAGAACTGCTGGGCGTGAGGAGGGAAATCGTCGTAGGCCAAGTCGATGAAAAAGGCCGTCCTGGCACTGATGGCGAATCCCTCTTCAGCCAGGCGGACGGCGGGCTGGAAAAGCTTGTGCCACTCGATTCGGCCGTATTCCTTCCACATTCCCTCCCAGGCCCGGACGTTGCAGGGAGTGGAGACGGCCTTGGGTCCGCGGCGGTTTTCTTCGTAACCGGGCGTGGGTGCCCGGAAAACGTCCGAGTCGACGGCCCGGGGGATGCGTCCGCTGCTGTTGAGAAAGCGGATGCGGTCGGTTTCGGCGTCGTAGACCAGAATCGTTCCGTAGCCTCCGATGCCCGACATCATGGGCTCGACCACGTTGAGGGCCGCGGCGATGGCCACCGCCGCGTCGAAGGCGTTGCCGCCCTCCTTCAGGACTTGCAGTCCGGCTTCGGTGGCCAAAGGATGAGCGCTGCTGACGATCCCTTTTTCGGCCCTGACCAAGGGGGCCGCCGCCCATTCCGTCTCACCGCTGTCGG
This genomic window contains:
- a CDS encoding slipin family protein, with the translated sequence MTWLKARIRIRQHEMGLRFRYGNFDRLLKPGAYWNFGALLGISRIEVVNRLQTRFQHELLDLIARHEGVEEDLLVVRLAERERALLWNEGRLMSILGRGLHAFWRQPYELKVETFQVDDFWFRHPKLESIVAAPGSDAFLGSIQVESNQRGLVFRDGRLLEPLEAGLHVYWKQTGRVRSEVVDLREQVAEVAGQEIMTSDKVTLRVNLVVAYQVTDPLKAATVVSDYREALYREAQLALRAAVGTRKIDALLADKESVGGEVRKALSRRAESFGVAVRTVGLRDIILPGEMKTILNQVIEAQKQAEANLVRRREETAAARSQANTAKLLSSNPLLVRMKELESLQEILAGAKTTFILGKGDLSGQIQSLLRTSEKDD
- the ggt gene encoding gamma-glutamyltransferase, which codes for MKRDSTFSNLSLFVLLSALLAGCASSSPPPPDSGETEWAAAPLVRAEKGIVSSAHPLATEAGLQVLKEGGNAFDAAVAIAAALNVVEPMMSGIGGYGTILVYDAETDRIRFLNSSGRIPRAVDSDVFRAPTPGYEENRRGPKAVSTPCNVRAWEGMWKEYGRIEWHKLFQPAVRLAEEGFAISARTAFFIDLAYDDFPPHAQQFYGRQGSPLKEGQELIQRDLAATLSNIARNGADAFHGGETAQAIDAAMRQSGGFLSRQDLAECQAEWWQPIHIEYRGHSVYTASPPSTAFPSLIRLGIMSRFQPAAPGSAQQLHRFAEATKMAFHDRLAHAGDPEISPPPLERLLSSDYWQQRADQIDPEKARPFAPPGPPGQSRDNTTHFVVADGEGNIVSATQTLGNLFGSRIMPEGTGVWLNNSLAYCTFEPKGNPMDAHAGHHKLSGDCPTIILRDGRPWAALGTPGGHTIGQTVPQMVMNLIDYRMDMAEAISAPRLSFIEPQFIAIEAGFGQDVLDTLQGYGHQLRPDARLGNAHGLTITYDEQGRPDGFTAASDPRGSGLAKGY